A window of Chloracidobacterium sp. N contains these coding sequences:
- a CDS encoding 1-acyl-sn-glycerol-3-phosphate acyltransferase: MKIITGLRLAATLLLAALILLVPAWIALPFRQPMRTRIMTYPFKFFSYLLRWVFGVRLTAEGHEHTRGPLTRNHLFISNHLSLADTPLLLSLSPYPFIGKKEVLRVPIIAFAGNIGGNLLFDRADPEDRKRVQRDAIRRIREVSSIYLFPEGTRSKTGEPKPEPHWGLIWTAWQENIAVVPIAIFGSEKIIEQLTTRVWIKYGQPLLPTDFPTKEQFATACWQRVRVMFDELKAAAESLVPGSITRPASESGPSQ; this comes from the coding sequence ATGAAGATCATCACCGGGTTACGCCTGGCAGCAACCCTTCTTCTGGCGGCACTGATTCTGCTCGTTCCGGCCTGGATTGCCCTTCCCTTCCGGCAACCCATGCGGACGCGCATCATGACGTACCCGTTCAAGTTCTTTTCCTACCTGCTGCGGTGGGTTTTCGGGGTGCGGCTGACGGCCGAAGGCCACGAGCACACCCGTGGGCCGCTGACGCGCAATCACCTGTTCATCAGCAACCACCTGAGTCTGGCCGATACGCCACTGCTGCTCTCGCTGAGTCCCTATCCCTTCATCGGCAAAAAGGAAGTGCTGCGCGTTCCCATCATTGCCTTTGCCGGCAACATTGGCGGCAACCTGCTGTTCGACCGGGCCGACCCGGAAGACCGCAAGCGCGTCCAGCGCGACGCCATCCGGCGTATCCGCGAAGTCAGCTCGATTTACCTGTTTCCCGAAGGCACCCGCAGCAAAACCGGCGAACCCAAGCCCGAACCGCACTGGGGCCTCATCTGGACGGCCTGGCAGGAAAACATCGCTGTCGTCCCGATTGCCATTTTCGGCTCGGAAAAAATTATTGAACAGCTCACGACGCGGGTCTGGATCAAGTACGGCCAACCGCTGCTGCCCACCGATTTTCCGACGAAAGAACAATTTGCCACGGCCTGCTGGCAGCGGGTACGGGTGATGTTCGATGAACTGAAAGCCGCGGCGGAAAGTCTCGTGCCGGGCAGTATCACCCGACCGGCCTCGGAATCAGGCCCCTCGCAGTAA